Proteins from one Leptonema illini DSM 21528 genomic window:
- a CDS encoding complex I subunit 4 family protein, with protein MLSALIFLPLAGLFIIPFLRGYRAPALVALGVTLANLALSVQLMTGFEASADGFQFVESFPLMADFGISYKLGLDGVSYWMVLLTTFLFPLVVLGSYSSIKERAAGYYSSILILQTGVLGAFLALDLFLFYIFWEVMLVPMFFIIGIWGGKDRVYATVKFVLFTMIGSLLMLVAVLYLAHHAGSFDYTIIIEKRLPLPAQYWVFAAFALAFLIKVPVFPFHTWLPDAHTEAPAGGSVILAGVLLKLGTYGLLRFNLPLFPEASHFFAPLMMVLAVIGIVHGAMAAAVQPDMKRLIAYSSVSHMGYIVLGIFTFSESGIQGSLIQMINHAISTGAMFFLIGMIYDQTHTRKIADYGGIAKIVPVFATVFLISTLASAGLPGLNGFIGEYIILVSAFQADWLLGAIAVSGVVLGAWYLLKLYGKVFFGPVTNDHMHDVKDLSLRELTVLAPLLFLMFYMGVYPKPFFDAMAPSIQKNVLSYVQSDESSSELIELMKKAGPDEQPAPEGAVEHSEAGH; from the coding sequence GTGTTATCCGCTCTGATATTCTTACCCCTGGCGGGACTGTTCATCATTCCCTTTCTGCGAGGCTATAGAGCGCCTGCTCTCGTTGCGCTTGGCGTAACCCTTGCGAATTTAGCGCTGTCCGTGCAACTTATGACGGGCTTCGAGGCATCGGCCGATGGCTTTCAGTTTGTGGAAAGCTTCCCTCTTATGGCCGACTTCGGAATCTCATACAAGCTCGGTCTGGATGGCGTCTCTTACTGGATGGTCCTTCTTACGACCTTCCTCTTTCCGCTTGTCGTTCTTGGAAGCTATTCTTCCATTAAAGAACGTGCGGCCGGCTATTACAGCTCCATTCTGATTCTGCAAACGGGTGTGCTCGGAGCCTTCCTGGCCCTTGATCTCTTCCTTTTCTATATCTTCTGGGAAGTGATGCTCGTTCCGATGTTCTTCATCATCGGTATCTGGGGCGGCAAGGACCGCGTTTACGCTACGGTGAAGTTCGTCCTTTTTACGATGATCGGATCGCTGCTCATGCTTGTGGCCGTGCTTTATCTGGCGCATCATGCGGGCAGCTTCGACTATACGATTATTATTGAAAAGCGATTGCCGCTACCCGCTCAGTACTGGGTCTTCGCTGCCTTTGCCCTGGCCTTCTTGATTAAGGTGCCGGTGTTCCCGTTTCACACCTGGCTGCCCGATGCGCATACCGAGGCTCCGGCCGGTGGCTCTGTAATCCTGGCCGGCGTATTGCTCAAGCTGGGAACATACGGACTTCTGCGTTTCAACCTGCCGCTCTTTCCCGAGGCGTCGCATTTCTTTGCGCCGTTGATGATGGTTCTTGCCGTCATCGGCATCGTGCATGGAGCGATGGCGGCCGCCGTGCAGCCCGACATGAAGCGGCTGATCGCCTATTCGTCGGTCTCGCACATGGGCTATATCGTGCTCGGTATCTTTACCTTCTCTGAATCGGGCATTCAGGGCAGTCTGATTCAGATGATCAACCACGCCATCTCGACGGGCGCCATGTTCTTCCTGATCGGTATGATCTACGATCAGACGCATACGCGCAAGATCGCCGACTACGGCGGCATTGCGAAGATCGTGCCGGTTTTCGCCACGGTATTTCTTATTTCGACGCTGGCCTCGGCCGGTCTGCCGGGCCTGAACGGCTTTATCGGCGAGTATATCATCCTGGTCTCGGCCTTTCAGGCGGACTGGCTGCTTGGCGCCATTGCCGTTTCGGGCGTCGTTCTCGGAGCATGGTATCTGCTGAAGCTTTACGGTAAGGTCTTCTTCGGCCCCGTAACAAACGACCACATGCACGATGTGAAGGACCTCAGCCTGCGAGAGCTGACCGTGCTTGCGCCGCTTCTTTTCCTTATGTTCTATATGGGAGTTTATCCGAAGCCGTTCTTCGATGCGATGGCGCCTTCCATTCAAAAGAACGTTCTCAGCTACGTGCAATCCGACGAGAGCAGCTCAGAGCTGATCGAGCTCATGAAGAAGGCCGGGCCGGATGAGCAGCCCGCCCCCGAAGGTGCGGTAGAACACAGCGAGGCTGGACACTGA
- a CDS encoding NuoI/complex I 23 kDa subunit family protein, which produces MKIVKRPEIKGGRTFYLREVTSGLMLTAGHLVKNLFKPEEMPTLSYPEIKKELPPATRGRHRLMKRTDGSTRCTACMLCATNCPADCIHIKANESDDPRIEKFPEKFDIDLLRCVFCGLCVEACPLDAIRMDVPDISHSGYTRESFVLTKEKLTDHNNEDYVPHYNPERPRQMTHGKHDVP; this is translated from the coding sequence ATGAAAATAGTAAAGAGACCTGAAATCAAAGGCGGCCGCACCTTCTATTTAAGAGAGGTGACGTCGGGACTGATGCTGACGGCCGGCCACCTGGTGAAGAATCTTTTCAAACCCGAAGAGATGCCGACGCTCAGCTATCCTGAAATCAAGAAGGAGCTGCCGCCGGCTACGCGCGGACGGCACCGGCTGATGAAGCGTACGGACGGGTCGACGCGCTGCACGGCCTGCATGCTCTGCGCCACAAACTGCCCGGCGGATTGCATTCATATCAAGGCCAACGAATCCGACGATCCGCGCATCGAGAAATTCCCCGAGAAGTTTGATATCGATCTTCTGCGCTGCGTATTCTGCGGTCTCTGCGTCGAGGCCTGTCCGCTTGATGCGATTCGCATGGACGTTCCGGATATCTCGCATTCCGGTTATACGCGTGAGAGCTTCGTTCTGACGAAAGAGAAGCTCACAGATCACAATAATGAAGACTATGTGCCGCACTATAATCCGGAGCGGCCGCGACAGATGACTCACGGCAAGCATGACGTTCCGTGA
- a CDS encoding complex I subunit 1/NuoH family protein → MTQADISLINIAVMAFVAWNIPLQLIPVMIWFERKGSAIIQDRWGPIRANIGGVRIFGMLHNIADVVKLLMKEDVTPYHVQKFYYTLAPFWAMTVALLPLMLIPIAAPINVAGYDLRFQVADYESGLLMVFAITGLGVYAVILAGWASNNKYSMLGGLRSSAQMISYELAMGLSIVAILMVYQDLRIENIVAKQGELLTAFGHTLPIPNWGVVAQPIAFIVFLTAVFAETNRTPFDLAEGESELVAGYHTEYSSMKFALFFMAEYANMIVGAVVVATLFFGGYQVPYVTTEMLRANPQYTLAAILGMTALTGIVGGYIVYKRAPIMKAVIKKGLGAIEYYAIAFGLFGLAVAALVGIPLALSLEIDADIAQIIVAAFQVTMLLAKALFFCWFYIHVRWTLPRFRYDQLMNLGWKLMIPISLLNILVTGTLKIL, encoded by the coding sequence ATGACGCAAGCTGATATCAGTCTGATTAACATCGCAGTGATGGCCTTTGTGGCCTGGAATATTCCGCTGCAGCTCATTCCCGTGATGATCTGGTTCGAGCGTAAAGGCTCGGCCATTATTCAGGACCGCTGGGGACCGATTCGCGCCAATATCGGCGGCGTGCGTATCTTCGGCATGCTGCATAACATTGCCGACGTCGTGAAGCTTCTTATGAAAGAAGACGTGACGCCGTATCATGTGCAGAAGTTCTATTATACGCTTGCGCCGTTCTGGGCGATGACCGTGGCGCTGCTTCCGCTGATGCTGATTCCGATCGCCGCTCCGATCAATGTCGCCGGTTACGATCTGCGCTTTCAGGTAGCGGATTATGAATCCGGTCTTCTGATGGTCTTCGCGATCACAGGGCTTGGCGTGTATGCGGTGATCCTCGCCGGATGGGCTTCGAACAATAAATATTCGATGCTCGGCGGTCTTCGTTCTTCGGCGCAGATGATTTCGTATGAGCTGGCGATGGGCCTTTCCATCGTCGCCATCCTGATGGTCTATCAGGACCTTCGCATCGAAAACATCGTTGCGAAGCAGGGAGAGCTGCTCACGGCATTCGGCCATACGCTGCCGATTCCGAACTGGGGCGTGGTGGCACAGCCCATCGCCTTTATCGTCTTTTTAACGGCCGTATTCGCTGAGACGAACCGTACGCCCTTTGACCTTGCAGAAGGCGAGTCAGAGCTTGTGGCCGGTTATCATACGGAATACTCTTCGATGAAGTTCGCCCTGTTCTTCATGGCCGAATACGCGAACATGATCGTCGGTGCCGTCGTCGTCGCCACGCTCTTCTTCGGTGGGTATCAGGTTCCGTACGTGACGACTGAGATGCTGCGCGCCAATCCGCAGTATACGCTCGCTGCGATTCTCGGTATGACCGCTCTGACCGGCATCGTCGGCGGATACATCGTCTACAAGCGAGCTCCGATCATGAAAGCCGTCATCAAGAAAGGCCTTGGCGCTATTGAGTATTATGCGATCGCCTTCGGTCTGTTCGGCCTTGCCGTCGCCGCTCTTGTCGGTATTCCTCTTGCACTTTCGCTTGAGATCGATGCAGACATAGCCCAGATCATCGTCGCCGCCTTTCAGGTAACGATGCTGCTCGCAAAAGCCCTTTTCTTCTGCTGGTTCTATATTCATGTGCGATGGACGCTTCCTCGCTTCCGTTATGATCAGCTGATGAATCTTGGCTGGAAGCTGATGATTCCCATTTCCCTGCTCAACATTCTCGTTACGGGTACGTTGAAGATTCTCTGA
- a CDS encoding NADH-quinone oxidoreductase subunit J → MIESIVFYTLAAVLLISSLVIVTRTNPIAAALSLVMAFVALAGLYGLLSASFVAVIQVLVYAGGIMVLIIFVIMILNLTNEELRPMKADRFLTSIVLVIAGGGVFLPIFFIITAGIQATGLDLVDGFGNITEMSKLIFGKYIFPFEILSLVLLTAVVGALVISKRKL, encoded by the coding sequence ATGATCGAAAGCATCGTTTTTTATACGCTCGCGGCGGTTCTGCTTATCAGCTCCCTCGTCATCGTCACGCGAACGAATCCGATCGCGGCGGCGCTGTCGCTGGTGATGGCCTTTGTCGCCCTTGCCGGTCTTTATGGACTGCTGTCGGCCAGCTTTGTCGCGGTAATCCAGGTTCTCGTCTACGCCGGCGGTATCATGGTTCTGATCATATTTGTGATCATGATCCTCAATCTTACGAATGAAGAACTGCGGCCCATGAAGGCCGATCGTTTTCTGACGTCCATCGTGCTCGTCATAGCCGGCGGCGGCGTTTTTCTGCCGATTTTCTTCATCATTACGGCCGGCATTCAGGCTACGGGACTGGATCTGGTCGACGGCTTCGGCAATATTACCGAGATGAGCAAGCTGATCTTCGGTAAGTATATCTTTCCGTTTGAAATTCTCTCCCTTGTGCTTCTGACGGCCGTCGTCGGCGCTCTGGTGATCTCGAAGAGGAAGCTATGA
- a CDS encoding NADH-quinone oxidoreductase subunit N, with product MMTRELIDLLPLWLVTAGAIGLLFNEAMLKEGGRHLAPYLALLFTTAALIFGVNTVLSVGAERHVLFNGSVVIDWFAATLICVSVLSAFLAILFSVQYLKQERAVTGEYYALMLLAVAGMITLVVAAEFLTLFVGVELVSLAGYVLAGYFRVREKSIEAALKYYLPGIFATGFLLLGMAVVYGASGSTFFNEIYAKLEVQTMDSMVLGVAAVLLLSGFAFKVALAPFHAWAPDVYEGAAAPVTAFLSTGVKAAAFAGLARVFMVVFKMPGTWLEAFAVLAVLTMFVGNIGALVQKSVKRMLAYSSVAHAGYVLIAFTAIKRVDAAEIQHAIAVYMLAYTLMTGGAFGLLAYFGREGEKKTDLIDLAGISFKRPWIAIIMAVFMFSLAGFPPTAGFFGKYFIFKLAVENGYVWLAIIGVLNSFLSAYYYLRVIVYMFMESQADSEPLPRPSFLLMAGLLVSVIGTFLAGFLPSI from the coding sequence ATGATGACTCGTGAACTGATCGATCTTTTACCTCTCTGGCTTGTAACGGCCGGAGCTATAGGCCTGCTGTTTAACGAGGCCATGCTGAAAGAAGGCGGACGCCACCTGGCGCCGTATCTGGCCCTGCTTTTTACGACGGCCGCTCTCATATTCGGCGTGAACACGGTGCTGAGCGTCGGAGCGGAGCGTCATGTGCTCTTTAACGGCAGCGTCGTCATAGACTGGTTTGCCGCCACGCTGATCTGCGTGAGTGTGCTTTCGGCCTTTCTTGCCATTCTCTTCTCCGTTCAGTATTTGAAGCAGGAGAGGGCGGTGACGGGCGAATACTATGCGCTGATGCTTCTGGCCGTCGCCGGTATGATCACGCTCGTCGTGGCCGCCGAGTTCCTGACGCTTTTCGTCGGCGTGGAGCTGGTTTCGCTGGCCGGCTATGTGCTCGCCGGTTACTTTCGCGTGCGTGAGAAGTCTATCGAGGCTGCGTTGAAGTATTATCTTCCAGGCATTTTTGCAACGGGCTTTCTGCTTCTTGGTATGGCCGTCGTGTACGGCGCAAGCGGCAGCACCTTCTTTAACGAGATCTACGCGAAGCTTGAAGTGCAGACGATGGATTCTATGGTGCTCGGTGTGGCTGCCGTGCTTCTGCTTTCGGGCTTTGCCTTCAAGGTGGCGCTTGCTCCGTTTCATGCCTGGGCGCCCGACGTTTATGAAGGTGCAGCCGCTCCCGTTACCGCCTTTCTTTCGACGGGCGTGAAGGCGGCCGCCTTCGCCGGACTGGCCCGCGTCTTCATGGTCGTATTCAAGATGCCGGGAACATGGCTTGAGGCCTTTGCCGTGCTCGCCGTGTTGACCATGTTTGTCGGCAATATCGGCGCCCTTGTGCAGAAAAGCGTGAAGCGTATGCTTGCCTATTCGAGCGTCGCACATGCAGGCTATGTTCTCATCGCCTTTACGGCGATTAAGAGAGTCGATGCCGCTGAGATTCAGCATGCGATCGCCGTCTATATGCTTGCCTATACGCTCATGACGGGCGGCGCCTTCGGCCTTCTGGCCTATTTCGGCCGCGAAGGCGAGAAAAAGACCGACCTGATTGATCTGGCCGGTATCTCGTTCAAGAGGCCCTGGATCGCGATCATCATGGCCGTATTCATGTTCTCGCTCGCCGGATTCCCGCCGACGGCCGGCTTCTTCGGGAAGTACTTCATCTTCAAGCTGGCCGTCGAGAACGGTTACGTATGGCTTGCCATCATCGGCGTTCTGAACAGTTTCCTGTCGGCCTATTATTATCTGCGAGTGATCGTTTATATGTTCATGGAATCGCAGGCCGACTCAGAGCCGTTACCGCGACCGTCTTTTCTGCTCATGGCCGGATTGCTCGTCTCGGTGATCGGCACCTTCCTCGCCGGATTCCTGCCCTCTATCTGA
- a CDS encoding lysophospholipid acyltransferase family protein — MHSISISSRFSIWVQRTAGWLAFALTGMVVLILLRGLRSYRIVDHRRHRAFFSSLRKDLQKENAPLLICANHLTMIDSVILQWAFADLNRYLFRFGDFAWNVPAREVFASRWYFRLIIYLAKCIPIDRAGGKEHHEEIMRRIEYILEMGDPFIIFPEGGRSRRGRFDIERLTYGIGRIIKDLPETRVLCVYLRSDRQHSYTALPPKGSAFDLEYSVIQPTTAEKGMRAERDLATQVGEEIVKLERQYFEKYPDRQ, encoded by the coding sequence ATGCACTCGATTTCAATCTCGTCACGGTTTTCCATCTGGGTGCAGCGAACGGCTGGCTGGCTTGCCTTTGCTCTGACGGGCATGGTGGTGCTGATTCTACTCAGAGGCCTTCGCTCTTATCGTATTGTCGATCACAGAAGGCACCGTGCTTTTTTCTCCTCGCTTCGAAAGGATTTGCAGAAAGAAAATGCGCCGCTTCTTATCTGCGCCAATCATCTAACGATGATCGATTCGGTCATCTTACAGTGGGCTTTCGCTGATCTGAACAGATATCTGTTTCGGTTCGGGGATTTTGCCTGGAACGTTCCTGCCCGTGAGGTCTTTGCCAGTCGATGGTACTTTCGCCTGATTATATACCTGGCGAAATGCATTCCCATCGACCGTGCCGGAGGAAAGGAGCATCACGAAGAGATCATGCGACGTATCGAGTATATCCTCGAAATGGGAGATCCATTTATCATCTTCCCCGAGGGAGGGCGCAGTCGCCGGGGCAGATTCGACATCGAAAGGCTCACGTATGGCATCGGGCGTATCATCAAGGATCTTCCCGAGACGCGTGTGCTTTGCGTTTACCTGCGCTCCGATCGCCAGCATTCGTATACGGCCCTGCCACCGAAGGGATCGGCCTTTGACCTTGAGTATTCGGTCATCCAGCCGACAACCGCTGAAAAGGGTATGCGAGCGGAACGAGACCTGGCCACACAGGTCGGTGAAGAGATAGTCAAGCTCGAGAGACAGTATTTCGAGAAATATCCTGATCGGCAGTGA
- a CDS encoding 2Fe-2S iron-sulfur cluster-binding protein, with translation MPKVVINGSEFEVPEGTNVLEACLTNGIKLEHFCYHRYLPVDGNCRTCMVEIETPRGPMLTIGCNTKVAEGMVVHTTSEKAERAQKSALEFLLLDHPLDCPICDKAGECKLQDHYMDFGQYDHRRIVPRYFKEGKVQDAGDHIVLDSERCVLCTRCIRFLDNVPGSSELGIIRRGHEAKITTFPGKTISNDYSGNITDVCPVGALTLKEFRFKQRVWFLKKAKSVCQSCARGCTITVEHNRNRVYRYMPRENKALNRVWMCDDGRFAFTRLEDNRLKTPLLKGLEARFDSAASALEELLRTTDPSQIGAIVCGSSSLETMFTVKKLFSQMGSSNYAVFVPTADGKGDDILKLPSHASNENGARLLGMPTDAEGIAKKAASGEIKVLIVVESDLLGSSDKAKFEGIRKAANLIVLAQKADETAKAASIALPIRNFVETNGSYVNATSLLQAARQAYEPENGDRVLPPALLVGEMANVLGFDGFRFQDPVFLFDWMAKETPELNGYRFSTIPDTGIQLSLAPIGPAPFQNMKVDFNVFPEQQGAKV, from the coding sequence ATGCCCAAGGTAGTCATTAACGGAAGTGAGTTCGAAGTGCCCGAAGGCACAAACGTGCTCGAAGCCTGCCTCACAAACGGAATCAAGCTCGAGCATTTCTGCTATCATCGTTATCTGCCCGTCGACGGCAACTGCCGCACGTGTATGGTGGAGATCGAGACTCCCCGCGGACCGATGTTAACCATCGGATGTAACACGAAGGTCGCCGAGGGCATGGTCGTTCATACGACGAGCGAGAAGGCCGAGCGGGCACAGAAGTCCGCTCTGGAATTCCTGCTGCTCGACCATCCTCTTGACTGCCCGATCTGCGATAAGGCAGGCGAGTGCAAGCTGCAGGATCATTACATGGACTTCGGTCAGTATGATCACCGCCGCATCGTTCCCCGCTACTTCAAAGAAGGCAAGGTGCAGGATGCCGGCGACCATATCGTGCTCGATAGCGAACGCTGCGTTCTGTGTACGAGATGCATCCGCTTCCTGGATAACGTTCCAGGCTCCTCGGAACTTGGAATCATTCGCCGCGGACATGAAGCGAAGATCACGACCTTCCCCGGCAAGACGATCAGCAACGACTACTCGGGAAACATCACCGACGTCTGCCCCGTTGGCGCCCTGACTCTTAAAGAGTTCCGCTTCAAGCAGCGTGTATGGTTCCTGAAAAAAGCGAAGTCCGTCTGCCAGTCCTGCGCACGCGGATGCACCATCACCGTCGAACATAACCGCAATCGCGTATACCGCTATATGCCGCGCGAGAACAAGGCGTTAAACCGCGTATGGATGTGCGACGACGGTCGTTTTGCATTTACAAGGCTCGAAGATAATCGCCTGAAAACTCCTCTTCTAAAAGGACTGGAGGCGCGATTCGATAGCGCCGCCTCCGCCCTTGAAGAGCTGCTGCGCACGACCGATCCTTCGCAGATCGGCGCCATCGTCTGCGGATCTTCTTCGCTTGAAACGATGTTCACCGTGAAAAAGCTCTTTTCGCAGATGGGTTCGTCTAACTACGCCGTCTTTGTTCCGACGGCAGACGGCAAAGGCGACGATATCCTCAAGCTGCCGTCGCATGCCTCGAACGAAAACGGAGCGAGGCTGCTCGGCATGCCGACCGACGCCGAGGGCATCGCGAAAAAGGCCGCATCGGGCGAGATTAAAGTTCTGATCGTCGTAGAGTCCGACCTGCTCGGTTCAAGCGATAAGGCGAAGTTTGAAGGGATTCGCAAAGCGGCTAACCTGATCGTGCTCGCTCAGAAGGCCGATGAAACGGCGAAGGCCGCTTCGATCGCCCTTCCGATTCGCAACTTCGTCGAAACGAACGGAAGCTATGTGAACGCCACGTCGCTGCTTCAGGCGGCCCGCCAGGCCTATGAGCCCGAGAACGGAGACCGTGTTCTTCCGCCGGCCCTGCTTGTGGGCGAGATGGCGAACGTGCTTGGCTTTGACGGCTTCCGCTTTCAGGATCCCGTTTTTCTGTTCGACTGGATGGCAAAAGAGACGCCCGAGCTGAACGGATATCGTTTCAGCACGATTCCCGATACGGGCATCCAGCTCTCGCTTGCTCCGATCGGACCGGCGCCGTTTCAGAATATGAAAGTCGATTTCAATGTCTTCCCCGAACAGCAGGGAGCTAAGGTATGA
- the nuoK gene encoding NADH-quinone oxidoreductase subunit NuoK, giving the protein MTVITPAHYLTLSVLIFTIGVVGVLTRKNVFIVLMSVELMLNAANLAFITFARNFVDPAGQVFVLFVIAIAAAEVSVGLAIVIALYRMKENINLDIFNKLKG; this is encoded by the coding sequence ATGACAGTCATCACTCCCGCTCATTATCTGACGCTCAGCGTGCTGATCTTCACGATCGGCGTCGTCGGCGTGCTCACACGGAAGAACGTTTTTATCGTGCTTATGTCGGTCGAGCTGATGCTCAACGCGGCGAACCTGGCCTTCATCACGTTCGCACGTAACTTCGTCGATCCGGCCGGACAGGTCTTCGTCCTGTTTGTTATCGCCATCGCCGCCGCTGAGGTCAGCGTCGGTCTGGCCATCGTAATCGCACTTTATCGCATGAAAGAAAATATCAACCTCGATATTTTCAACAAACTGAAAGGATAA
- the nuoL gene encoding NADH-quinone oxidoreductase subunit L — protein MTHAETRIVESSSLWLIAAAPLAGAFLNGMISLIFAKKPEKAPKTISAAIAIIAAASTFVFTMMAFKELLSEESIVLKQMLWTWINAGDLNIDLGFQFDQLTAVMLTFITFVATLIHIYSVGYMHDDEGFTKFFTYLNLFLFSMIVLVLGESMTVLFVGWEGVGLCSYLLISFWYTDPEKAEAGKKAFITNRIGDAGFLIAMFVVFGAVGTLSFSEIQGKAEFVTAGIATIACIAMLVGASGKSAQLPLYVWLPDAMAGPTPVSALIHAATMVTAGVYLVARTHFLFAMSPVASTVVAIVGALTALFAATIALAQYDIKKVLAYSTVSQLGFMFLGVGVGAYNAGIFHVMTHAFFKACLFLGAGSVIHALHHEQDIRHMGGLLKKIPVTAITFLVAWVAIAGIPPFAGFFSKDEILWKTIATENHVIPWLPYALFGIGVFTAMLTAFYMTRLIVLTFFGSYRGHAHHISEHAIMTVPLVLLAILSIVGGFVGVPHALGGHNMFEHFLMPVVGVSMPEAHNVDHSAELPLMGLSVGVALLGILGAFYAFLWNPAFGGKIASAAGGFKKLLENKWYVDELYEALILGPIRKIADWVSFKFVDFMVIDGFVNGLGPFAYAVGDRLKLLQNGKVRMYLAYIFAGVAFLLIDLLIVRS, from the coding sequence ATGACTCACGCAGAAACTCGCATCGTTGAATCATCGAGCCTGTGGCTGATCGCCGCCGCTCCGCTTGCCGGCGCCTTCCTGAACGGCATGATCAGCCTGATCTTCGCGAAAAAGCCCGAGAAGGCTCCGAAGACGATCAGTGCCGCCATCGCCATCATCGCCGCCGCGTCGACCTTCGTTTTCACGATGATGGCCTTCAAAGAGCTTCTCTCTGAAGAGAGTATCGTGCTCAAGCAGATGCTCTGGACGTGGATCAACGCCGGCGATCTGAACATTGATCTCGGCTTTCAGTTCGACCAGCTGACGGCGGTGATGCTCACCTTCATCACCTTTGTCGCGACGCTCATCCACATCTACTCCGTCGGCTATATGCACGACGACGAAGGCTTTACAAAGTTCTTTACGTATCTCAACCTCTTCCTCTTCTCGATGATCGTGCTTGTGCTCGGCGAGAGCATGACGGTGCTTTTTGTCGGCTGGGAGGGCGTCGGTCTATGTTCGTATCTTTTGATTTCGTTCTGGTATACCGATCCTGAGAAGGCAGAGGCGGGCAAGAAGGCCTTTATCACCAACCGTATCGGTGACGCCGGATTTCTCATCGCCATGTTTGTCGTATTCGGCGCCGTCGGGACGCTGAGCTTCAGCGAGATTCAGGGCAAGGCCGAGTTCGTCACGGCCGGCATCGCTACGATTGCCTGTATTGCCATGCTGGTCGGCGCTTCTGGAAAGTCTGCTCAGCTGCCGCTGTATGTATGGCTGCCCGATGCCATGGCCGGCCCGACGCCCGTATCGGCTCTGATCCACGCCGCCACGATGGTTACGGCCGGTGTGTATCTTGTGGCACGCACGCATTTCCTTTTTGCCATGTCGCCCGTCGCTTCGACCGTAGTCGCCATCGTCGGTGCTCTAACGGCGCTTTTCGCGGCTACGATCGCACTCGCCCAGTACGATATCAAGAAGGTGCTTGCCTATTCGACCGTATCGCAGCTCGGCTTCATGTTCCTCGGAGTCGGAGTGGGGGCGTATAACGCCGGTATCTTCCATGTGATGACGCATGCCTTTTTCAAGGCCTGTCTCTTTCTTGGCGCCGGTTCGGTGATTCATGCTCTGCATCACGAGCAGGACATCCGCCACATGGGCGGCCTGCTTAAGAAGATTCCCGTAACGGCGATCACCTTTCTTGTCGCCTGGGTTGCCATCGCCGGTATTCCGCCTTTCGCAGGATTCTTTTCTAAAGATGAGATCTTATGGAAGACGATTGCCACCGAGAATCATGTCATCCCCTGGCTGCCCTATGCGCTTTTTGGAATCGGCGTCTTTACGGCCATGCTGACGGCCTTTTATATGACTCGCCTGATCGTGCTCACGTTCTTCGGCTCTTATAGAGGACATGCGCATCATATCTCCGAGCATGCTATCATGACGGTGCCCCTTGTTCTGCTGGCGATTCTGTCGATCGTCGGCGGATTTGTCGGCGTTCCGCATGCGCTTGGCGGCCACAATATGTTCGAGCATTTCCTGATGCCCGTTGTCGGCGTCTCGATGCCCGAGGCTCATAACGTCGATCATTCGGCTGAGCTTCCGCTGATGGGGCTTTCTGTCGGTGTCGCTCTGCTTGGAATCCTTGGCGCCTTCTATGCCTTTCTCTGGAATCCTGCCTTCGGCGGTAAGATCGCATCCGCTGCCGGCGGCTTCAAGAAGCTGCTTGAGAATAAGTGGTATGTCGATGAGCTCTATGAGGCGCTGATTCTCGGTCCGATCCGCAAGATCGCCGACTGGGTCTCTTTCAAATTCGTCGACTTCATGGTGATCGACGGCTTCGTGAACGGCCTCGGACCCTTTGCCTATGCAGTCGGCGATCGCCTGAAGCTGCTGCAGAACGGAAAGGTGCGTATGTATCTGGCCTACATCTTTGCAGGCGTGGCATTCCTTCTGATTGACCTGCTCATTGTGAGATCGTGA